In a genomic window of Vigna angularis cultivar LongXiaoDou No.4 chromosome 6, ASM1680809v1, whole genome shotgun sequence:
- the LOC108322564 gene encoding disease resistance protein RPM1, whose protein sequence is MHSPFPRSKTQMENYTKVAETSMPFARRYLPPKPFEALKMMRDFSKEVAEITDEHGSLLDFIDDADKVADAEEDVKRRDRMKERLMRLREAAFRMEDVIDEYCIRVKEKQPQHGPRWAASLSKTVHSIKTFILRLQIACKIPDEKSVVRDEKVGFERQYFLEKKLNSSRENKNVTFNQLRMDPLFMKEEEVVGLAEPTERLTDWLAMGREERTVISVVGIAGVGKTTLAKHVFDRVHQYFECHALITVSQSYTVEELLRDLVRKLCKERKEDPPCKISTMDRGFLIEEVRDRLHKKRYVVLFDDVWNEKFWDDIQSALIDDKNKSRIIITTRLEKVAVFCKKSSFVKVHKLEEPLKDDSFRLFCRKAFKYGSSGGCPEELKDISLEIVRKCKGLPLAIVAIGGVLSQKDDSEKEWRLFSQNLSSELKRNPDLNIITKIIGLSYDNLPSHLRLCLLYFGMYPKDYEIESERLVRQWVAEGFVTHEEGKTLEEVAHEYLLGLVRRSLVQVSSFSMKGKVKKCRVHDLIHDMIRTKVKDTCFGEYIGGGHDQSESSESVRRLTIQANNDLNRRIKRSHIRSIIVIPGKKEELLSVHLVKKIPKDYILLKVLDFEDCGLLCVPKKLGNLIYLRYLSFRGTQIKVLPKSIGKLVNLETLDIRQTQVCKVPKEIKKLRKLRHLLTPDSVSSSIEWKDIGGMTRLQKIPQVRMEGDGVAIREVGKLKQLRVLRVLCFGGEHITLLFSSINEMEHLQALRIEKSDDRNVVDLTTTSIISELRKLFLDLKLEKLPNWIPQLLHLERLTLRHSDLTNDPLESLKDMPSLLVLSLSHAYEGKTLHFQPGGFKKLRKLNLEHLWNLNSILMDETALQSLEHLNLKGLDELRTVPDGLQHLKKLKFLLVLSMPTLFVKEIDRIGKDQHWSINYGYM, encoded by the coding sequence ATGCACTCACCATTTCCACGTAGCAAAACACAGATGGAGAACTACACAAAAGTGGCAGAAACTTCAATGCCCTTTGCTCGTCGGTATTTGCCACCAAAACCTTTTGAAGCTTTGAAAATGATGAGAGATTTCTCAAAAGAAGTTGCAGAGATTACAGATGAACATGGAAGCTTGCTAGATTTCATCGATGATGCAGATAAAGTGGCTGATGCTGAAGAAGATGTCAAAAGGCGTGATAGAATGAAGGAAAGGTTGATGAGGCTGAGAGAAGCAGCTTTTCGCATGGAAGATGTGATTGATGAATATTGCATCCGTGTTAAAGAGAAACAACCTCAACATGGTCCTCGATGGGCGGCTTCACTCTCTAAGACTGTCCACAGCATCAAAACCTTCATCCTTCGACTTCAAATAGCATGTAAGATTCCGGATGAAAAATCAGTTGTTCGTGATGAAAAAGTTGGTTTTGAAAGgcaatattttttagaaaaaaaactaaacagttctagagaaaacaaaaatgtcaCGTTTAATCAACTTCGAATGGATCCTCTCTTTATGAAGGAAGAGGAGGTTGTTGGACTTGCTGAACCTACAGAGAGATTGACAGATTGGTTAGCAATGGGACGAGAAGAACGCACTGTGATTTCTGTTGTAGGTATTGCAGGAGTTGGAAAAACCACTCTTGCCAAGCATGTTTTTGACAGGGTCCATCAATACTTTGAGTGCCATGCATTGATCACAGTCTCTCAATCCTACACTGTAGAAGAATTGTTGAGGGATTTGGTACGCAAACTTTgcaaagagagaaaggaagatcCACCTTGTAAAATTTCTACGATGGATAGAGGCTTCTTGATTGAAGAAGTCAGAGATCGCCTGCACAAGAAGAGGTATGTTGTCTTATTTGATGACGTATGGAATGAAAAGTTTTGGGATGACATTCAATCTGCTTTGATtgatgataaaaacaaaagtagGATAATAATCACTACAAGGCTCGAGAAGGTTGCGGTCTTCTGTAAGAAATCTTCTTTTGTTAAAGTGCATAAGCTAGAAGAGCCATTAAAAGATGATTCTTTCAGATTGTTCTGTAGAAAGGCATTTAAGTATGGTTCTTCCGGAGGCTGCCCAGAAGAACTCAAAGACATATCTCTTGAAATTGTTAGGAAGTGTAAAGGTTTACCTCTGGCAATTGTGGCCATTGGTGGTGTCTTGTCCCAAAAAGATGACAGTGAAAAAGAATGGAGACTGTTTAGTCAAAATCTAAGTTCAGAGTTGAAGAGGAATCctgatttaaatattataacaaaaattataggTTTAAGTTATGATAATTTGCCGAGCCATCTCAGATTATGTTTACTGTATTTCGGAATGTATCCAAAAGATTATGAAATTGAATCTGAGAGATTGGTTAGGCAATGGGTGGCTGAAGGATTTGTTACCCACGAAGAGGGAAAAACTTTAGAAGAAGTTGCACATGAATATTTACTAGGGTTGGTTCGTAGAAGTTTGGTGCAAGTGTCATCATTTTCCATGAAAGGAAAAGTGAAAAAATGTCGTGTTCATGACTTAATACACGATATGATCCGTACAAAAGTGAAGGATACATGTTTTGGAGAGTATATTGGCGGAGGGCATGATCAATCTGAGTCAAGTGAGTCGGTTCGACGTCTGACAATTCAAGCAAACAATGATTTAAATAGACGTATTAAAAGATCACACATTCGGTCAATTATAGTCATTCcaggaaaaaaagaagaactATTGTCTGTCCACTTGGTAAAGAAAATCCCTAAAGATTATATTCTATTGAAGGTACTTGATTTTGAAGATTGTGGATTACTTTGTGTTCCTAAAAAGTTGGGGAATTTAATCTACCTGaggtatttaagctttagggggACGCAGATAAAAGTTCTTCCAAAATCCATTGGTAAGCTCGTGAACTTGGAGACCTTGGATATACGACAAACGCAAGTGTGTAAGGTGCCGAAGGAGATCAAAAAGCTTAGAAAGTTACGGCATCTTCTGACACCTGACTCTGTATCTTCTTCAATTGAATGGAAGGATATTGGAGGCATGACAAGGCTGCAAAAGATACCACAAGTGCGTATGGAGGGTGATGGAGTGGCCATTAGAGAGGTAGGGAAGTTAAAGCAGTTAAGGGTTCTGAGGGTGCTTTGTTTCGGCGGAGAGCACATTACTTTACTTTTCTCCTCAATCAATGAGATGGAACACTTGCAAGCACTACGCATTGAAAAATCTGATGATCGCAACGTAGTTGACTTGACCACTACGTCAATCATATCTGAACTTAGGAAGCTTTTCCTTGATTTGAAGTTAGAAAAGTTGCCAAATTGGATTCCCCAACTCCTTCATCTTGAGAGATTGACCTTGCGCCACTCTGACTTGACCAATGATCCCTTGGAATCACTAAAAGATATGCCTAGTTTGTTGGTTCTCTCTTTATCCCACGCTTATGAAGGTAAAACTTTGCATTTTCAGCCTGGAGGGTTCAAGAAACTAAGAAAGCTAAATCTCGAACATCTTTGGAACTTGAATTCGATCCTTATGGATGAGACAGCTCTGCAGTCTTTGGAACATCTTAATTTGAAAGGCCTCGATGAACTCAGAACTGTCCCCGATGGCCTTCAACATCTGAAGAAACTTAAATTTCTTCTTGTCCTTTCTATGCCAACTCTATTTGTTAAGGAAATTGATCGCATTGGTAAAGACCAGCACTGGAGCATCAATTATGGCTATATGTGA